The Melitaea cinxia chromosome 6, ilMelCinx1.1, whole genome shotgun sequence genome has a window encoding:
- the LOC123654595 gene encoding rho GTPase-activating protein 100F, producing MQWRKLTRLKSSPGGQSRARRMLCCGRRKENGRAAPDLTASPGRAPPGPPQPSRANHAPPCVLQPDFRKVSGVSNEIFRQIEMVENDHDATTAAALEAVERRGEMIVRILELRQVGRNNIEAAKKFFALQDARHIVQLVEIVKRPGQTLGLYIREGDGGARTDGVFISRIALESAVYNSGCLKVGDEILAVNLVDVRRMSLDDVVIIMSIPRRLLLCTRQRKGKSGPGSPSLPRPEHKPPPVVVLKRDCRDDDDRDRDRVDGLYSQHGTLRSTGGPGSAVRPVGDGREERSRMQLGALSPDSTPLDLYYNSRPPSDHSTWSYRPPPPVITEQPKSSATHFVPYERSYPNTLESLAEKVHSFYPETGSTRFGGRVPRSGSEQQLPRAETHSDFGRHSLLRSSLKASTAGPGASSLSRYGQRYGGVGMPGSGLPSSLTGTGLASAGLGGPGLPSGLSSTGLSGLTGSSLVGSGLTSSGLGTGLTGTGLSSTLGTGYGTTGLGLPSYGSKFGTSRRNRSLDYSSDTEATAPTRTPYYSGLSGYRSSTLGRDIGSKFNSLPRDVRGTGQRLGLSRRAGSVLQDEPEPLSSRLDLRSSRGRLPSSPSVFTSDEYRAWLSRAPSTSALYETLRPRLPTHYSAENIHDALKNMESGSRFGSSLGLATRRIERPRHLPARSLSSQQLGPTVGGSPSARRVRQLLELGSKFNCPNPSPVPTPGSRHQRHLDINPNEFLKYKVDKPGTGGLSTSMTGLSRIAGGVSGMLWVHLLAGRGLRPAPSGSSPGSPPSGPLAPPQPPVAPRDLYCVLECDRVHKARTVVRTGELQFDWDESFELELVDNRQLDVLVYSWDPQHRHKLCFRGAVTLPDLLARSPSHQLAIKMEPRGTLYMRVRHTEPHELFRRRPAAPRLAPPPLFGAELETVVARELRPPHAPPVPLVVRRCVEEIERRGLDIIGLYRLCGSANKKRILREAFERNARGVELTPDSVPDINVITGVLKDYLTELPQPLFSRCLYQMTLDALGVCLPDDKEGNARLMASIVECLPRAARATLVFLLDHLALVVAAQDRNKMSPQHLAVAMAPPLMLQSQPPAELDYQRPIHVLQCLLQIWPAPKRSVRRGEPATGPRGNRVSASPVASATLPGRVPPSVSPYRHQAGASAASPPPALSARHGADRSPPAHVLSSARVGQYRPQSPLRGPLPAPPRSRQVTVSSPGSPSSSSGSHSPADTIKHGGSVSSILRQPERASSPRASPRHSPRASPRESPRSTPREPTPRATTPREFNSREMREGTSREGTPREGPSREGTPREGGSRESPRSAIPGTSAGLAVTLNSGAPSPRYSSTNPFLQQYDAEEEAEAWRAADIFSSTSTHT from the exons GAGAATGGCCGCGCGGCGCCGGACCTGACGGCTTCGCCGGGCCGCGCGCCGCCCGGCCCGCCGCAGCCCTCGCGCGCCAATCATGCGCCGCCCTGCGTACTGCAGCCGGACTTCAGGAAG gtatCCGGTGTCAGCAATGAAATCTTTAGGCAAATTGAAATGGTGGAAAATGATCACGACGCAACTACGGCCGCGGCTCTCGAG GCAGTAGAGCGACGTGGTGAGATGATAGTACGGATTCTTGAATTGAGACAAGTTGGCAGAAACAATATAGAAGCCGCTAAGAAGTTCTTTGCTTTACAA GACGCACGCCACATAGTTCAACTAGTGGAGATCGTAAAACGCCCTGGTCAAACCTTGGGCCTTTATATAAGAGAAGGAGATGGTGGTGCAAGGACAGATGGAGTGTTTATATCTAGAATTGCTCTAGAATCGGCAGTATATAACAGTGGATGCCTGAAGGTTGGGGATGAAATCCTGGCCGTCAACCTGGTCGATGTCAGGCGTATGTCCCTGGACGACGTAGTAATTATTATGTCGATACCGCGACGACTGTTGCTATGTACCAGACAACGAAAAG GTAAATCGGGGCCTGGATCACCATCGTTACCGCGCCCTGAGCACAAACCGCCCCCAGTTGTTGTGCTGAAGCGTGATTGTCGGGACGACGATGATCGAGATCGAGACAGAGTCGACGGACTTTATTCACA ACATGGTACTCTTCGTTCAACGGGAGGTCCTGGGAGTGCAGTAAGACCCGTAGGCGATGGGCGGGAGGAACGAAGTCGTATGCAACTAGGAGCGCTCTCGCCAGATTCAACACCGTTAGATCTATACTACAATTCACGACCACCGTCAGACCATTCAACATGGAG CTATCGACCACCTCCACCAGTGATAACGGAACAACCGAAATCATCTGCAACACATTTCGTTCCATACGAAAGATCTTATCCCAACACCTTAGAAAGTCTGGCGGAAAAAGTGCATTCTTTCTATCCTGAAACTGgaag cacgCGTTTTGGAGGCAGGGTTCCACGATCGGGTTCTGAACAACAGCTACCAAGAGCAGAAACACATTCTGATTTCGGCCGACATTCACTACTTCGATCTAGTTTGAAAGCTTCTACTGCGGGACCAGGAG CATCTAGTTTAAGTAGATACGGACAACGCTATGGTGGCGTTGGAATGCCTGGTTCTGGTCTTCCCTCTAGCCTAACAGGCACTGGCCTTGCGAGTGCTGGCTTAGGAGGACCTGGTCTACCTTCGGGATTATCGTCCACTGGCCTAAGTGGTTTGACAGGTTCAAGTCTAGTAGGCTCGGGCTTAACAAGTTCAGGATTGGGAACTGGATTAACAGGAACTGGATTGAGTTCGACACTTGGAACCGGATATGGAACTACGGGTTTGGGATTACCATCTTATGGCAGCAAGTTTGGCACTAGTAGAAGAAACCGCAGCTTAGATTACTCGTCAGATACAGAAGCTACAGCTCCTACAAGAACTCCATACTACTCAGGGTTAAGTGGTTACAGAAGTAGCACTTTAGGAAGAGACATTGGATCGAAGTTTAATTCGTTACCGAGAGATGTAAGAGGAACCGGACAACG ATTGGGTCTATCAAGACGAGCTGGAAGTGTTCTTCAAGACGAACCTGAACCATTATCTTCGAGACTAGACTTGCGTTCTTCCAGAG GTCGATTGCCTTCTTCTCCCTCAGTGTTCACTTCTGATGAATATCGTGCGTGGTTATCTCGAGCCCCGTCTACTAGCGCTCTATATGAAACCCTTCGTCCAAGGCTGCCTACGCACTATTCTGCTGAAAACATACACGATGCTCTTAAAAAT ATGGAAAGTGGTAGTCGTTTCGGTTCGTCACTCGGTTTAGCTACCCGTCGTATTGAAAGACCACGCCATTTACCAGCTCGTTCGCTTTCGTCTCAGCAACTAGGGCCAACCGTTGGAGGATCCCCCTCAGCTCGACGCGTGAGACAACTACTTGAACTGGGTTCAAAATTCAACTGCCCCAATCCCAGTCCTGTACCAACGCCTGGCTCAAGACATCAACGTCATCTAGATATCAATCCCAATG AGTTCCTAAAATACAAAGTAGACAAACCAGGTACAGGTGGTCTTTCAACCTCGATGACGGGATTGTCACGTATAGCTGGAGGAGTCTCTGGAATGCTGTGGGTTCATCTCCTTGCTGGTCGGGGATTACGTCCAGCACCATCTGGATCTTCTCCAGGGTCACCACCATCTGGTCCTCTTGCTCCTCCACAACCTCCAGTAGCACCTCGTGATTTGTATTGCGTATTAGAGTGCGACCGTGTTCATAAAGCTCGTACAGTG GTACGTACTGGTGAACTCCAATTTGATTGGGATGAATCGTTCGAATTAGAACTCGTTGATAATCGCCAGCTCGATGTATTAGTATACTCCTGGGATCCACAACATAGACACAAACTTTGTTTTCGTGGCGCCGTTACACTGCCAGATCTACTGGCTCGTTCTCCATCTCACCAGCTTGCGATAAAA ATGGAACCACGAGGTACACTATATATGCGAGTCCGTCATACGGAGCCACACGAACTGTTTCGACGACGGCCGGCTGCACCACGTCTAGCGCCGCCACCGCTATTCGGTGCTGAGTTAGAGACGGTAGTAGCGCGAGAGCTTCGACCACCGCATGCGCCGCCTGTGCCGTTAGTCGTGCGAAGATGTGTAGAGGAAATAGAAAGACGTGGCTTGGACATTATag GTCTTTATCGATTGTGTGGTTCTGCAAATAAAAAACGTATACTAAGAGAAGCATTTGAGCGAAATGCTAGAGGTGTGGAACTTACACCGGACTCGGTTCCCGATATCAACGTTATCACTGGCGTATTAAAAGATTATTTGACGGAGTTGCCGCAGCCATTGTTTAGCCGTTGCTTATACCAAATGACCTTGGATGCTCTAG GGGTATGCCTTCCAGATGACAAAGAAGGTAATGCTCGGTTGATGGCGTCAATAGTTGAATGCCTTCCTCGTGCTGCTCGTGCTACTTTGGTCTTCCTTCTTGACCATTTGGCATTAGTTGTTGCTGCCCAAGATCGAAATAAAATGTCGCCACAGCACTTAGCCGTGGCGATGGCTCCACCTTTGATGCTACAATCACAGCCTCCAGCAGAGTTGGACTACCAACGTCCTATACACGTTCTCCAATGTCTCCTGCAGATCTGGCCAGCTCCGAAACGTTCAG TTCGGCGCGGCGAGCCAGCAACCGGGCCGCGTGGAAACAGAGTCAGTGCGTCGCCAGTGGCCTCAGCCACCCTCCCAG GCCGAGTTCCGCCCTCAGTCAGTCCATATCGGCATCAAGCGGGAGCATCAGCAGCATCTCCGCCGCCAGCTCTCTCGGCTCGGCACGGAGCAGACCGCTCGCCGCCCGCACAT GTTCTCTCATCAGCCAGGGTCGGCCAATATCGTCCGCAGTCGCCACTGCGAGGCCCTCTACCCGCTCCGCCTCGCTCCCGTCAGGTGACGGTATCATCTCCCGGTTCGCCCAGTAGCAGTTCCGGGAGCCACAGCCCGGCTGATACTATTAAGCACGGCGGATCGGTATCATCGATACTGCGGCAGCCGGAGCGAGCGAGCTCACCTCGCGCGTCGCCACGACACTCTCCTCGAGCCTCCCCGCGTGAATCTCCACGCAGCACTCCCCGGGAGCCGACTCCGAGAGCGACGACGCCGAGGGAGTTCAATTCGAGGGAGATGCGTGAGGGGACATCGCGAGAGGGAACGCCTCGCGAGGGTCCGTCCCGCGAGGGTACGCCGCGAGAGGGCGGTTCGCGCGAGTCGCCACGCTCCGCGATCCCGGGCACGTCGGCGGGGCTGGCGGTGACGCTGAACTCGGGCGCGCCGAGCCCGCGCTACAGCTCCACCAACCCGTTCCTGCAGCAGTACGACGCGGAGGAGGAAGCGGAGGCGTGGCGTGCCGCCGACATTTTCTCCTCGACATCTACGCACACATAG